DNA from Flavobacteriales bacterium:
GCGCGGGCTCGTGCTCTGGAACACGGTGATCCTGGGCGTGAGCGTGATCCTGGTGGGCTACAGCACCTATGCCATGATCGTGGTGCGCAGCGTGGCCAACCCGCCCATCGACGAGAACAACCCGGAGAACGTCTTCAACCTGCTGAGCTACCTGAACCGCGAACAATACGGCGACCGGCCCCTGCTGATCGGCCAGTTCTGGGACAGCCCCTATGCCAATGAGCGCAAGGACGGCACGCCGGTGCACACCGCCACCTATCTCGTGCAGAAGGGCGGCCGCACGGTGCAGCGGTTCTACGACCGTTGGAGCGCCAACCACTTCGCGGAGCTCAATCCAGGCCACGAGGTGAAGCACGAGTACATCGTGACGGACCCGCGGAAGGGGACGGAGATCGTCTACGACCCGCAGTTCACCATGCTCTTCCCGCGCATGTACAGCAGCCAGGCCAGCCATGTGCAGGCCTACAAGAGCTGGAGCGAGTTCAAGGGCGTGCCCATGCGCGGCACCGACCGGCAGGGCAAGCCCACGCGCATCTACAAGCCCACGCAGGCGGAGAACTTCCGCTTCTTCATGGCCTACCAGCTCGATTGGATGTACTGGCGCTACTTCATGTGGAACTTCGCCGGGCGCCAGAACGATGTGCAGGGCAGCGGCAACATCATGGACGGCAACTGGCTCACGGGCATCAAGGCCATCGATGCCGAGCGCCTCGGCAACCAGGACACCCTGCCCAGCAGCATGACCCGCAACAAGGGCTTCAACCGCTACTACCTGCTGCCGCTCATCCTTGGCCTCATCGGCTTCGTATACCAGCTGCTTCGGCACGGGCGAGACTGGAGCGTGGTGATGCTGCTCTTCTTCTTCACGGGCGTGGCCATCGTCATCTACCTCAACCAGACGCCCTACCAGCCACGCGAGCGCGACTACGCCTACGTCGGCTCGTTCTATGCCTTCGCCATCTGGATCGGCCTGGGGGTCTTCGCCCTCTATGAGGCGGCGCGTTCCATCTCCGTGCGCGACCTCGGGGTCGTCGCCGCCAGTGCGCTCGGCCTCGGGGCCTTGAAGTACCTGGTGGAGGGCCTCGCGTCCGATGGGCATGCGGTGTCATACATCCTCTTCTTCATGGCCCTTGTAGGCGTCGGCGCGGTTGCATGCTTCGTCCTGCTCGGGAAGGCGCTGCGCGCGGACCTTGCCCACGGTGTGCTGGCCACGCTGGTGGGGCTGGCCGTGCCGGCCGTGATGGTGGCCGACGGCTGGGACGACCATGACCGCAGCAACCGGACCCCTGCGCGCGACCTGGCGAGCGACTACCTGGAAAGCTGCGCGCCTAATGCCATCCTCTTCACCAATGGCGATAACGACACCTTCCCGCTGTGGTACGCCCAGGAGGTGGAGGGTATCCGCACCGACGTGCGCGTGGTGAACCTCAGCCTGCTCAACACCGACTGGTACATCGACCAGATGCGGCGGAAGGCCTACGAGAGCGACCCCGTCCCGTTCACGATACCGCCGGACAAGTACAGGCAAGGGACGCGCGATGCCGTCTACCTGGTGCCGCGCGATGAGAAGAGCCCGAACGTGATGGACCTGCGCAAGGCCATCGCCTATGCCATCGACGACCGGAACCTGCAGCGCTCCGGCAACGACCGCTTCGCCTACATCCCCGCCGATGCCTTCTCCATACCGGTGAACCGCGCGCAGGTGCTGGCCAACGACGTGGTTCCGCCCAAGGACACCGCACGGATCGAGGATGCCATCACCTGGCGCGTGGGCCGGTCGGCCGTGATGAAGAACCACTTCCTCGTGCTCGACCTCCTCGCGAACAACGACTGGTCGCGGCCCATCTACTTCGCGGTCACCACGGGGCCCGACAGCTACATCGGCTTGCAGGACCACTTCCAGCTGGAGGGCCTCACGTACCGCGTGGTGCCCGTGTACACGCCGAGCGACCCGCGGACCGGCAGCCTCGGCTCCGTGGCGACCGACCGCATGTTCGAAACGGTGACCACCAAGTTCCGCTGGGGGAACATGGAAACCGAGGAGGACATCTACCTGGACGAGAACATCCTGCGGATGACCACCAACCTGCGGCTTCAGCTCAGTGCGCTCGCCGAGGCCCTCATCGCCGAAGGGCGCAAAGAGGAGGCCCGCACCATCCTGGACCTGAGCCTCGAGAAGATGCCCGACCGCAACGTGCCCTTCGACCGTGTGCTCCTGCCCACTGTGGAAGCCTATTACGCCATCGGTGACAGCGCCAAAGGCAATGCGCTCGCCGAACGGCTCTTCACAATCATGGAGGAGAACCTCGCCTGGTACACGAGCCTGGAGCCCCGCTTTGCGGCCCCGCTGGCCAAGGAGACGGAGATCACGCATGCGGTCATGGGCCGCCTGGCCTCCGTGGCGAGCGCAGCGGACAGCGCTTTCGGCGGAGGGCTGGAAGCCCGCTTCCAGGCAGCCGACCAGCTCTATCGCATGAGCAAGGCCAACGGCCGCCAACCGCGCATGAGCCGGGCCCGCTTCTGATCGCGCAGCGGGCCATGGTGCCGGCACGCGTTCCGCCTCCGCTGCGCTGGCTCCTGCCCGGGGCCATGTGGCGGATGCGCACCGAGGAGCGCGTGCTCTTCCTCACCTTCGATGACGGCCCCCTGCCGGGCCTCACACCCTGGGTTCTGGACACGTTGCGCGCGCATCGTGCCAAGGCCACCTTCTTCATGCTGGGGCGGAACGCCTCTGCGCATCCGGGCATCGTGCAGCAAGTCCGGGATGAGGGGCACGGCATCGGCAATCACACCTGGAGCCACCCCGATGGATGGCGCACAACCACGGATGCTTACCTCGCCGATGTGGAGCGTGCCCGTGCCTGCACCGGGTCCAGCCTGTTCCGGCCTCCATACGGACGGATCGGTGCGCGTCAGTTCAAGGCGCTCCGTTCGCGCTACCAAGTGGTGATGTGGGATGTGCTCAGCGCCGACTACGACTCCCGGCTCAGCCCCGGGCGCTGCCTGCACCGGGTGACCGCTGCCGCGCGCCCGGGATCGATCATCGTCTTCCACGACAGCCTGAAGGCCGAGCGCCTGCTCCGCGCCACCCTGCCGGCCGCGCTCGACCGGCTGTCCGGCATGGGCTACCGCTTCCTGCGCCTGCCGGAACCCGGCCCTACGGCGCTACCGAAGTGACCGTGTATTCCACGCGCCGGTTCACGGCATGCTCCTCCTCCGTGCATTGCACGCCGGGGGCGCAGTGGTTCAGCAGCCGCGAGGCGCCGAAGCCGCGCGCCTTCACGCGGTCCTTGGCGATGCCCTTGCCGGTGAGGTAGGCGGCAATGGCGTCCGCCCGCACCTGGCTCAGGGCCTGCTCCTCCTGCAGGTCGCCGCGCGCATCGGCGTGGACGCCCACCTCGATCGCCACACCCGGATTCACGCCCAAGCGTTCCGCCAGCGCATCGAGCTCGCCCTTGGCCGCGGGATCGAGCTGCGCGCTGCGATCACGCCACCGGATGTGCCGGAAGGCGATGGGCTGGCCGACGACGACCTCCTCCAGCTCAAGGTCACGGGCCTGGCCAAGGTCGATGATACCGTGCCGCATGCCGATGGTGGAGATCGGAATGCTGAGGCTGAAGTAGCCGGTCTTCTCGATGAGCACCTCGAAGTCCTCGTTGGTCTGCAGGCGCATGGACACGTCCCCGCCCTCGCCGGTGGTGCGGCAATCGGAGCTGAAGCTGCTTAGGTTCACTGCGCACACCTTGGCTCCGGCCACGAACCCGGGCCGCCCCTTGATGCGCACCGCGCCGCGGAGCCACACCCCGGCATCGCTCACCAGGTGGATGTCGCGCGATGCGATGAGCTCCCGTTCGATGCGCTCGGTGCTCAGGTGCTGCTCCCCTTCGAAACGGCCCTTCATGCGCGCGGTGATGCGGTAGGTGCGTCCCTGCCGCACGCTGAAGGTGTACTCCCCCTTCGCATCGGTGGTGGTCGTCGCCACCAGGCCGCCATCCAGCTCGTAGAGGCTCACCTCGGCATCGCTCACGGGCATCTCCAGCTCATCGTCGATCACCCGCCCGGTGCACAGGTAGCGCTCCTCCAGCGGAGCGAGCATCTCAAAGGCGTAGATGTCGTCGTCACCGGCGCCGCCCGGGCGATTGCTGG
Protein-coding regions in this window:
- a CDS encoding polysaccharide deacetylase family protein, with the translated sequence MVPARVPPPLRWLLPGAMWRMRTEERVLFLTFDDGPLPGLTPWVLDTLRAHRAKATFFMLGRNASAHPGIVQQVRDEGHGIGNHTWSHPDGWRTTTDAYLADVERARACTGSSLFRPPYGRIGARQFKALRSRYQVVMWDVLSADYDSRLSPGRCLHRVTAAARPGSIIVFHDSLKAERLLRATLPAALDRLSGMGYRFLRLPEPGPTALPK
- a CDS encoding DUF2723 domain-containing protein produces the protein MDYKKLNIITGWVVFLVAAWTYISTIEPTASFWDCGEFIATAYKLEVGHPPGAPLFMILGRVASAFVSPENVPVAMNILSALASAFTILFLFWSITHMAHKLATRDGRALTSGAVAAILGSGIVGALAYTWSDSFWFSAVEGEVYALSSFFTAIVFWAILKWESVADEAHNIRWLILIAYLMGLSIGVHLLNLLCIPAIAFVYYFKRYPVSTKGVAVTFVVSAVILGAIQAVIIPGIVQVAGKFELLFVNDFGLPFNSGVLFYALLIITLLVMGIRWTQQRGLVLWNTVILGVSVILVGYSTYAMIVVRSVANPPIDENNPENVFNLLSYLNREQYGDRPLLIGQFWDSPYANERKDGTPVHTATYLVQKGGRTVQRFYDRWSANHFAELNPGHEVKHEYIVTDPRKGTEIVYDPQFTMLFPRMYSSQASHVQAYKSWSEFKGVPMRGTDRQGKPTRIYKPTQAENFRFFMAYQLDWMYWRYFMWNFAGRQNDVQGSGNIMDGNWLTGIKAIDAERLGNQDTLPSSMTRNKGFNRYYLLPLILGLIGFVYQLLRHGRDWSVVMLLFFFTGVAIVIYLNQTPYQPRERDYAYVGSFYAFAIWIGLGVFALYEAARSISVRDLGVVAASALGLGALKYLVEGLASDGHAVSYILFFMALVGVGAVACFVLLGKALRADLAHGVLATLVGLAVPAVMVADGWDDHDRSNRTPARDLASDYLESCAPNAILFTNGDNDTFPLWYAQEVEGIRTDVRVVNLSLLNTDWYIDQMRRKAYESDPVPFTIPPDKYRQGTRDAVYLVPRDEKSPNVMDLRKAIAYAIDDRNLQRSGNDRFAYIPADAFSIPVNRAQVLANDVVPPKDTARIEDAITWRVGRSAVMKNHFLVLDLLANNDWSRPIYFAVTTGPDSYIGLQDHFQLEGLTYRVVPVYTPSDPRTGSLGSVATDRMFETVTTKFRWGNMETEEDIYLDENILRMTTNLRLQLSALAEALIAEGRKEEARTILDLSLEKMPDRNVPFDRVLLPTVEAYYAIGDSAKGNALAERLFTIMEENLAWYTSLEPRFAAPLAKETEITHAVMGRLASVASAADSAFGGGLEARFQAADQLYRMSKANGRQPRMSRARF